In a genomic window of Camelus ferus isolate YT-003-E chromosome 31, BCGSAC_Cfer_1.0, whole genome shotgun sequence:
- the NFIL3 gene encoding LOW QUALITY PROTEIN: nuclear factor interleukin-3-regulated protein (The sequence of the model RefSeq protein was modified relative to this genomic sequence to represent the inferred CDS: deleted 1 base in 1 codon) yields MQLRKMQSIKKEQAAHDPGSAVDKMMVLNSALTEVSEDLAPEDLLLNEGSVGKSKSSACRRKREFIPDEKKDAMYWEKRRKNNEAAKRSREKRRLNDLVLENKLIALGEENATLKAELLSLKLKFGLISSTAYAQEIQKLSNSTAVYFQDYQTSKGSVGAFVDEHEPSMVASSCISVIKHSPQSSLSDASEVLSLEHSQEGPAQSGCRSPESKFQVIKQEPMELESFAREPRDERGAYRAALYQTYMGGSFPGYAHSPPLLQANRSSSNSPRTSETDDGAVGKSSDGEDEQQVPKGPIHSPVELQRAHATVVKVPEVNSSALPHKLRIKAKAMQIKVEALENEFDAAPKLPSPLDMTSKRHFELEKHPAPTLVPSSLTPFSVQVTNIQDWSLKAEHWHQKDLNGKSQGGFKTGVVEVKDTGYEVSDPENLFLKQGIAHLPAEVVSLKRLIATHQISASDSG; encoded by the exons ATGCAGCTGAGAAAAATGCAGAGCATCAAGAAGGAGCAGGCGGCCCACGATCCCGGGAGCGCCGTGGACAAGATGATGGTGCTTAACTCTGCCTTGACTGAAGTCTCCGAAGACTTGGCGCCCGAAGACCTACTGCTAAATGAAGGAAGCGTGGGGAAAAGCAAATCTTCGGCGTGCCGGAGGAAACGGGAATTCATCCCCGACGAGAAGAAGGACGCCATGTACTGGGAAAAGAGGCGGAAGAACAACGAGGCGGCCAAGAGGTCTCGTGAGAAGCGTCGGCTGAACGACCTGGTTTTAGAGAACAAGCTGATTGCACTGGGGGAGGAAAACGCCACTTTAAAAGCCGAACTGCTTTCCCTGAAATTGAAGTTTGGTTTGATTAGCTCGACAGCCTATGCCCAGGAGATTCAGAAGCTGAGCAACTCGACGGCTGTGTACTTTCAAGACTACCAGACGTCCAAGGGCAGCGTGGGCGCCTTCGTGGACGAGCAC GAGCCCTCGATGGTGGCCAGCAGCTGCATTTCGGTCATTAAGCACTCCCCGCAGAGCTCTCTGTCTGACGCTTCCGAAGTGCTCTCGCTGGAGCACTCGCAGGAGGGCCCCGCGCAGAGCGGCTGCAGAAGTCCTGAAAGCAAGTTCCAGGTCATCAAGCAGGAGCCCATGGAGCTGGAGAGCTTCGCCAGGGAGCCGAGAGATGAGCGGGGTGCCTATCGGGCAGCCCTGTATCAGACCTACATGGGGGGGTCGTTTCCTGGTTACGCGCACTCCCCGCCGCTGCTGCAGGCCAACCGGTCCTCCAGCAACTCTCCGAGGACGTCGGAGACTGATGACGGGGCCGTGGGAAAGTCGTCGGACGGCGAAGACGAGCAGCAGGTCCCCAAGGGCCCGATCCACTCCCCCGTGGAACTGCAGCGCGCCCACGCCACCGTGGTTAAGGTCCCCGAAGTGAATTCCTCTGCCCTGCCGCACAAGCTTCGCATTAAAGCCAAAGCCATGCAGATAAAAGTGGAAGCCCTGGAGAACGAGTTTGACGCCGCGCCCAAGCTTCCCTCGCCCCTTGACATGACGTCCAAGAGACACTTTGAACTCGAGAAgcatcctgcccccaccctggtcccttcctccctcactcccttttcAGTGCAAGTGACGAACATTCAAGACTGGTCCCTCAAAGCCGAACACTGGCATCAAAAAGACCTGAACGGCAAAAGCCAGGGCGGTTTCAAAACTGGCGTTGTTGAAGTGAAAGACACTGGGTACGAAGTTTCGGACCCAGAGAACTTGTTTCTGAAGCAGGGGATCGCACACTTGCCGGCAGAGGTGGTCTCACTCAAGAGACTGATCGCCACGCACCAGATCTCTGCTTCGGACTCCGGGTGA